Below is a genomic region from Flavobacterium ginsengisoli.
AACTCGTCGATTGATAAATTTAGAGAAATCTCAAGTCTTGTCTTATAAATATACTTAATCGAAATAAAGTCCGTTATTCCTTTACAATAATTTAATATTATGTTTTCCAATAACTGATTTTATATTATTAAATGTTTTCTTAAATTCGCAATTCCGTAATGAAACCATTTGTTTTCATTCTAAAATTGTGATTTTCATATCAATACCACAAAAAGAAATTTAATAATCTTTTAAAAACAAATATATTATAACTACAATTTAACACAATGCTTAAAAAACACAACCCCAAATTTTTATTTTTTACTCTTTTAACTTTATTTTTTTCTGTCTCTTCATTTTCTCAAAAAAGTGTCTACGCTGGAATCGAAATCGGACGTAGAGCTATAAAAGTTTCTGTTATTGATGTAAATAACATTAGAAAAGCCGATTATAAAATCCTTTCTTTCTGGACTGAAAGAATCCCTTTTGCTGATCATATTACTGCTAATGGCGAACTTACTGCAGAAGATATTAGTAAAACTAGCGTTACGGTTACCACGCAATTGCAAAAGATTAAAGCTGAAAACAAAATTCTTGAAGAAAACATCTTTGTTGTAGCAGCTCCTGTTTTTGCTTCTGCACGTAACTTAGACGTTTTAAAAAACAAAATTGCCCTTTTAACCGGTAAACAATTAGAAGTATTAGATGTAAACGAAGAAGCAAAAACGCTTGTTAAAGGTGCTATACCGCCTGTTGATTTTGCTAATGCTTTCCTTCTTGATATTGGTGCTCAAACTACTAAAGGCGGTTACATTGACGAACTTAAAGACGGTAAATTAGAATTTGTTCCATTAGAACTTAGTTTTGGAACAATGACACTTACTGATGCCGTAGAAAAAACAGTGGTAAACAAAAGTCAAGTAAACGATATGTCTACCTACCAAGAAAAATCTTTTGATTATAATGTTATTCTACGTAAAAAAACAAAAGAATTATTTGATGCAAATCCTCCTTTAGCTAAAAAAGATAAATTATATTTATCTGGTGGTGCTGTTTGGGCGTTTTCAACTCTTTTTTATGACGAAACCGTTAATAAAGATCATTATGTTGCTTTAACACTTCAAGATGTTATCGATTATGATGCTATTCTTAAAAACAATTTCGGTAAGTTTACTAACCTTGCCAAAACAAACAAAGAAGTCTGCGAGAGTTTTAAGCACTTATGACCAAAAATACTTGATTTCGGCAAACAACATTCTTGTGACTTGTCTTGAAAGTATTCCAGACTATGCAACAAAGAAAATTTACTTTGTAAAAGAAGGACAAGTGATTTGGTTGATCTCTTACATTGCAGATCGTTCAAAAAAGATAAATACTAATTTCTAAGTATTTTTTTTCAAAATATCATAAAGCTTCAGAGAAATCTGGAGCTTTTTTTATTCCTTTTCATTTCAGTCTAAAAACAAGTTGATCTTTTTAATTTCTAGCCTTTTAAAATGGTTGCAACTTATAATTTGCAACCATCTTTACTATTCAAAAAAGCTAAGTTTTTCTTTTAAATTCTAATTTTAAAATCAGGAAAAAATCATATATGAAATAAAACCTCCCGATTATGAAAAATTTAACCGCTTTTTTTATCGTAACCCTTTTGGCAGTAACTGCTTGCAAAAAAGAACAATCAAAAGATAATTCAGAAAATGCAAATGCAACGTCTACTGATTCTATAACTGCTATTGCAAAAGAAGCCTGGATATACGGATATCCAATATTTTATAATTACAAAGCGATTTACTCCAGTGCAATCAACAAAGAAGCTAAAGAATATTCCGGATTTAACAAATTCAAAAGCGTAGCTGCAAGCGCAACTCCCGCAGATACTTTAA
It encodes:
- a CDS encoding exopolyphosphatase yields the protein MLKKHNPKFLFFTLLTLFFSVSSFSQKSVYAGIEIGRRAIKVSVIDVNNIRKADYKILSFWTERIPFADHITANGELTAEDISKTSVTVTTQLQKIKAENKILEENIFVVAAPVFASARNLDVLKNKIALLTGKQLEVLDVNEEAKTLVKGAIPPVDFANAFLLDIGAQTTKGGYIDELKDGKLEFVPLELSFGTMTLTDAVEKTVVNKSQVNDMSTYQEKSFDYNVILRKKTKELFDANPPLAKKDKLYLSGGAVWAFSTLFYDETVNKDHYVALTLQDVIDYDAILKNNFGKFTNLAKTNKEVCESFKHL